A genomic stretch from Lathyrus oleraceus cultivar Zhongwan6 chromosome 2, CAAS_Psat_ZW6_1.0, whole genome shotgun sequence includes:
- the LOC127123794 gene encoding uncharacterized protein LOC127123794 encodes MGGSKASSTSEVGNGLPRCGCNETMKLLVSKSIENPGRKFWKCRNNMNGCGLFLWDDLVSEFAVKETNPSGCRQCEVNKAYLIEFAKEIVEEIDCRVGKLNKLEKLKKKIAMEKRKNLWLMFVIGLSWMLIAAMVKLV; translated from the exons ATGGGTGGCAGCAAGGCATCTTCCACGAGTGAAGTTGGAAACGGCTTACCAAGATGTGGATGCAATGAAACCATGAAGTTGTTGGTCTCCAAGTCAATTGAAAACCCCGGTCGCAAATTTTGGAAATGCAGGAATAATATG AATGGGTGCGGTTTATTTTTGTGGGATGATTTGGTCAGTGAGTTTGCAGTGAAAGAAACCAATCCGTCCGGATGCCGCCAATGTGAAGTCAACAAGGcttatttgattgaatttgcTAAAGAGATTGTTGAGGAGATAGATTGCAGAGTCGGAAAGCTTAACAAGTTAGAAAAACTGAAGAAAAAGATTGCAATGGAAAAGAGGAAAAATTTATGGTTAATGTTTGTAATTGGTCTGTCATGGATGTTGATAGCAGCTATGGTTAAGTTAGTCTAA
- the LOC127120491 gene encoding uncharacterized protein LOC127120491: MNNISESFNATILAARDKPILTMCEWIRKYLMNRLSTSASKLENWPHKVMPIPRRRLDNEVFRSGHWLPTWSIAETFQVTHSYNTHEFIVDIAKRSCSCNFWELVGIPCRHAVAALSYRKQNPDEFVDACYTREKFALCYGFSVSPINGQDMWPEVEMEPPLPPAYKNGPGRPKKIRIRESGEDGARKRRSGVAYKCTKCDNFGHNAMTCKATTQDPNALKRKRKPKKGHVPTATDMPTANDMPTASDMPAPTATDMTVPTNVPVPTDPQPPTDMPVPTIMSQTGSSVAASITKQSRKRVEKKTYHQKKAK, translated from the exons ATGAATAATATCTCAGAGTCTTTTAATGCTACCATTCTAGCTGCTAGGGACAAACCTATACTCACAATGTGTGAGTGGATAAGAAAATATCTGATGAATAGGTTATCCACCTCTGCAAGTAAACTAGAAAATTGGCCACATAAGGTGATGCCAATACCTAGGAGAAGGTTAGATAATGAGGTGTTCAGGAGTGGTCATTGGTTGCCAACATGGTCAATTGCTGAGACTTTTCAGGTTACACATAGTTACAACACACATGAATTTATTGTTGACATTGCTAAAAGGTCATGTAGTTGTAATTTTTGGGAATTAGTAGGAATTCCATGTAGGCATGCTGTAGCTGCTCTGAGTTATAGAAAGCAAAACCCTGATGAATTTGTTGATGCTTGTTACACAAGAGAAAAGTTTGCACTATGTTATGGATTTTCAGTAAGTCCAATCAATGGTCAAGATATGTGGCCAGAAGTTGAGATGGAACCACCTCTACCACCTGCATATAAAAATGGTCCTGGTAGACCTAAGAAGATTAGGATAAGAGAAAGTGGAGAGGATGGTGCAAGGAAGAGAAGATCTGGTGTTGCATATAAGTGCACCAAATGTGATAATTTTGGTCACAATGCTATGACTTGTAAGGCTACCACTCAGGATCCCAATGCACTTAAAAGAAAG AGAAAACCTAAAAAAGGACATGTGCCAACTGCAACTGATATGCCAACTGCAAATGATATGCCAACTGCATCTGATATGCCTGCCCCAACTGCAACTGATATGACTGTTCCAACAAATGTGCCTGTTCCAACTGATCCACAGCCTCCAACTGATATGCCTGTTCCAACTATTATGAGTCAAACAGGATCTAGTGTGGCTGCCTCAATCACAAAACAATCCAGAAAAAGGGTTGAAAAAAAAACCTATCATCAAAAGAAGGCAAAGTGA